From the Ciona intestinalis chromosome 2, KH, whole genome shotgun sequence genome, one window contains:
- the LOC100184269 gene encoding integrator complex subunit 9 isoform X1: protein MKLYNLSANDTSPCVVLKFKSCTIMMDCSLDLTSLKHFLPMTITDQPRLMNLPKWHLKDESGNLVQMQELKECAGKVFVDADLEFNLPETDLLDISTIDVILVSNSNTMMALPYITEYFGFKGTVYATEPTIQIGRLLMEELVQFCHNSPKNKSGGLWKKHKYYQQLPGYNAGCETSLATWRNCYSYDDVQTAVSKIHVVGYAELVSIFGALNVTAHSSGYSLGSCNWVIGTEFEKVVYISGSSSLVTHPQPLDQQPLQDSDVIIFTGLTHAPQHNPDNTLAEFFFCLAKTVKGGGNVLIPCLPTGLIYDLLECLLLYMEKTNIINIPIYLISPSAKASLALSQIYAEWLHPNKQNKSYLPETPFPHDQLVSLGRLKVFSSIHDGLSHGFKKPCIVFAGHPSLRMGDAVHFVEMWGKCSLNSIIFVEPSYSHLDALAPFQPLTARAFHFPIDTRTTHQAASRMIDSLNPRQVVVPPSYMTPPPEAPHHTELKLELKNKVEILNRNTVIKLNVKRSNEKVNLEPDLAASLHPTQMKPGVLAAPLSTMSTERNNKHLFKPIYKRVQTTGGGRKRKFYEEVSHRPLIYGKLEINAFVDCLKQEGFAEAKVESSSTGKMIILKDTIIQIEDGSTHIVCEGNESLRIKLRDILLKNLNSAS, encoded by the exons ATGAAACTG TACAACTTATCAGCAAACGACACAAGTCCTTGTGTTGTGTTGAAGTTCAAATCATGCACCATCATGATGGATTGTTCATTGGATCTCACTTCACTTAAACATTTCCTACCGATGACTATCACTGATCA ACCGCGTTTAATGAATTTACCGAAATGGCATCTAAAAGATGAGAGTGGCAACCTAGTTCAAATGCAG GAGCTCAAGGAATGTGCCGGAAAGGTTTTTGTTGACGCTGATCTTGAGTTTAATCTGCCAGAA ACTGATCTCCTTGACATTTCAACAATTGATGTGATCTTGGTTTCAAACTCGAACACAATGATGGCCCTTCCTTACATAACAGAG TATTTCGGATTTAAAGGAACAGTTTATGCCACAGAACCAACGATTCAAATTGGAAG ATTGCTGATGGAAGAATTGGTTCAGTTTTGTCACAATTCACCCAAGAATAAAAGTGGAGGGTTATGGAAGAAGCACAAATATTATCA ACAACTACCAGGGTATAACGCTGGGTGTGAAACCTCATTAGCAACATGGAGAAACTGTTATAGTTACGATGATGTTCAAACTGCCGTGTCCAAAATACATGTGGTGGGATATGCAGAGTTAGTG AGCATATTTGGAGCGCTTAATGTTACAGCTCATAGTTCTGGTTATTCATTGGGGAGTTGTAACTGGGTGATTGGGACAGAGTTTGAAAAG GTGGTTTACATATCCGGTAGTTCCAGCCTCGTCACCCACCCCCAACCATTAGACCAGCAACCTCTACAAgatagtgatgtcatcataTTTACAGGCCTTACCCATGCACCACAACATAATCCTGACAACACACTGGCAGagttttttttctgtcttG CTAAAACAGTGAAAGGTGGTGGAAATGTTCTGATACCTTGTCTACCCACTGGATTAATCTACGACTTGTTAGAGTGCCTGTTGTTATACATGGAAAAAaccaatattataaatatccCAATTTACCTCATATCTCCAAGTGCAAAGGCATCTTTGGCTCTATCACAAATATATGCTGAATG GCTTCACCCGAACAAGCAAAACAAGTCTTACCTGCCAGAGACTCCTTTTCCACACGATCAACTCGTAAGCCTCGGTAGATTGAAGGTGTTTTCAAGCATTCATG ATGGGTTATCACATGGGTTCAAGAAGCCATGTATAGTGTTTGCTGGCCATCCCTCACTAAGAATGGGGGATGCTGTGCATTTTGTGGAGATGTGGGGAAAGTGTTCACTTAATTCAATCATATTTGTTG AACCAAGTTATTCCCACCTTGATGCGCTTGCCCCCTTCCAACCCCTCACGGCTCGTGCGTTTCACTTCCCCATTGATACGAGGACCACCCACCAAGCTGCTAGTAGGATGATTGACAGTTTGAACCCACGACAAGTGGTCGTACCTCCAAGTTACATGACGCCACCACCAGAAGCACCACACCACACTGAGTTGAAATTAGAGttg aaaaacaaagttgaaaTCCTGAATCGCAACACTGTCATTAAACTTAATGTCAAACGAAGCAATGAGAAAGTTAATCTGGAACCAGAT TTGGCTGCTTCATTACACCCAACACAAATGAAACCTGGAGTTTTAGCTGCTCCATTGAGTACAATGTCAACAGAGAGGAACAATAAACATCTTTTTAAG CCAATATACAAGCGGGTACAAACTACAGGGGGAGGTAGGAAACGTAAGTTTTACGAAGAAGTCTCACACCGACCACTTATTTATGGGAAGCTGGAAATCAATGCatttgttgattgtttgaaacaa GAAGGATTTGCTGAAGCAAAAGTTGAATCAAGTTCAACGGGGAAAATGATAATACTG AAAGATACAATCATTCAGATAGAAGATGGATCAACGCATATTGTGTGTGAAGGAAATGAAAGTCTACGTATCAAACTACGAGATATTTTGTTAAAGAACTTAAACTCTGCTTCATGA
- the LOC100184269 gene encoding integrator complex subunit 9 isoform X2, producing MKLYNLSANDTSPCVVLKFKSCTIMMDCSLDLTSLKHFLPMTITDQPRLMNLPKWHLKDESGNLVQMQLKECAGKVFVDADLEFNLPETDLLDISTIDVILVSNSNTMMALPYITEYFGFKGTVYATEPTIQIGRLLMEELVQFCHNSPKNKSGGLWKKHKYYQQLPGYNAGCETSLATWRNCYSYDDVQTAVSKIHVVGYAELVSIFGALNVTAHSSGYSLGSCNWVIGTEFEKVVYISGSSSLVTHPQPLDQQPLQDSDVIIFTGLTHAPQHNPDNTLAEFFFCLAKTVKGGGNVLIPCLPTGLIYDLLECLLLYMEKTNIINIPIYLISPSAKASLALSQIYAEWLHPNKQNKSYLPETPFPHDQLVSLGRLKVFSSIHDGLSHGFKKPCIVFAGHPSLRMGDAVHFVEMWGKCSLNSIIFVEPSYSHLDALAPFQPLTARAFHFPIDTRTTHQAASRMIDSLNPRQVVVPPSYMTPPPEAPHHTELKLELKNKVEILNRNTVIKLNVKRSNEKVNLEPDLAASLHPTQMKPGVLAAPLSTMSTERNNKHLFKPIYKRVQTTGGGRKRKFYEEVSHRPLIYGKLEINAFVDCLKQEGFAEAKVESSSTGKMIILKDTIIQIEDGSTHIVCEGNESLRIKLRDILLKNLNSAS from the exons ATGAAACTG TACAACTTATCAGCAAACGACACAAGTCCTTGTGTTGTGTTGAAGTTCAAATCATGCACCATCATGATGGATTGTTCATTGGATCTCACTTCACTTAAACATTTCCTACCGATGACTATCACTGATCA ACCGCGTTTAATGAATTTACCGAAATGGCATCTAAAAGATGAGAGTGGCAACCTAGTTCAAATGCAG CTCAAGGAATGTGCCGGAAAGGTTTTTGTTGACGCTGATCTTGAGTTTAATCTGCCAGAA ACTGATCTCCTTGACATTTCAACAATTGATGTGATCTTGGTTTCAAACTCGAACACAATGATGGCCCTTCCTTACATAACAGAG TATTTCGGATTTAAAGGAACAGTTTATGCCACAGAACCAACGATTCAAATTGGAAG ATTGCTGATGGAAGAATTGGTTCAGTTTTGTCACAATTCACCCAAGAATAAAAGTGGAGGGTTATGGAAGAAGCACAAATATTATCA ACAACTACCAGGGTATAACGCTGGGTGTGAAACCTCATTAGCAACATGGAGAAACTGTTATAGTTACGATGATGTTCAAACTGCCGTGTCCAAAATACATGTGGTGGGATATGCAGAGTTAGTG AGCATATTTGGAGCGCTTAATGTTACAGCTCATAGTTCTGGTTATTCATTGGGGAGTTGTAACTGGGTGATTGGGACAGAGTTTGAAAAG GTGGTTTACATATCCGGTAGTTCCAGCCTCGTCACCCACCCCCAACCATTAGACCAGCAACCTCTACAAgatagtgatgtcatcataTTTACAGGCCTTACCCATGCACCACAACATAATCCTGACAACACACTGGCAGagttttttttctgtcttG CTAAAACAGTGAAAGGTGGTGGAAATGTTCTGATACCTTGTCTACCCACTGGATTAATCTACGACTTGTTAGAGTGCCTGTTGTTATACATGGAAAAAaccaatattataaatatccCAATTTACCTCATATCTCCAAGTGCAAAGGCATCTTTGGCTCTATCACAAATATATGCTGAATG GCTTCACCCGAACAAGCAAAACAAGTCTTACCTGCCAGAGACTCCTTTTCCACACGATCAACTCGTAAGCCTCGGTAGATTGAAGGTGTTTTCAAGCATTCATG ATGGGTTATCACATGGGTTCAAGAAGCCATGTATAGTGTTTGCTGGCCATCCCTCACTAAGAATGGGGGATGCTGTGCATTTTGTGGAGATGTGGGGAAAGTGTTCACTTAATTCAATCATATTTGTTG AACCAAGTTATTCCCACCTTGATGCGCTTGCCCCCTTCCAACCCCTCACGGCTCGTGCGTTTCACTTCCCCATTGATACGAGGACCACCCACCAAGCTGCTAGTAGGATGATTGACAGTTTGAACCCACGACAAGTGGTCGTACCTCCAAGTTACATGACGCCACCACCAGAAGCACCACACCACACTGAGTTGAAATTAGAGttg aaaaacaaagttgaaaTCCTGAATCGCAACACTGTCATTAAACTTAATGTCAAACGAAGCAATGAGAAAGTTAATCTGGAACCAGAT TTGGCTGCTTCATTACACCCAACACAAATGAAACCTGGAGTTTTAGCTGCTCCATTGAGTACAATGTCAACAGAGAGGAACAATAAACATCTTTTTAAG CCAATATACAAGCGGGTACAAACTACAGGGGGAGGTAGGAAACGTAAGTTTTACGAAGAAGTCTCACACCGACCACTTATTTATGGGAAGCTGGAAATCAATGCatttgttgattgtttgaaacaa GAAGGATTTGCTGAAGCAAAAGTTGAATCAAGTTCAACGGGGAAAATGATAATACTG AAAGATACAATCATTCAGATAGAAGATGGATCAACGCATATTGTGTGTGAAGGAAATGAAAGTCTACGTATCAAACTACGAGATATTTTGTTAAAGAACTTAAACTCTGCTTCATGA
- the LOC100180315 gene encoding uncharacterized protein LOC100180315, whose product MRCMVNVRRCIPWTILTAVLSTIACILLYSKKLQWTESSLLLFQHQRSSGVKYVVNAGFTVKTTATQHGVGTVTTETSSSVIDTLRSDVVLVTKVTNILEPKTHETQQKRDCPLKIYQDVTNIKPRVSLDPNKFLLPWLLWGPNNQLVGFRESVFLAIKLNRTLVIPHFAPQYNDHGRQGLRVVSAFNRINVPALAGFISTISIQEFQEKCNRKLDVIFQNRPRWCFALREAEELTGVDIFGVKSPPGASGRVTFDRNQTGCDIPDIATYPSTVVHNTVHDSKKLDKIFNSSAKCAMFLYPFKSLSLPTMGEPLPIELHNATKVEQMTSSENIHSAKDDVILAAIEHVTTRPVYVEKIAENFIRDIMKVHDFVSVHWRFDKEMVDTMCSLNSKDVICNVTFTPNHLAHAILAIQSHIFSTQRLPVYIAAPPTLSQFIQQVREILENRTANNTMGTAHKLVWDLSDLKQYTNENYSPELCPDIRPTPNDFLSLAEMEICSRSTSFLFSRFSSWSAMVLHSRPKKSFPYDRSAFDLSVSP is encoded by the exons ATGAGATGTATGGTTAATGTTAGAAGGTGTATACCATGGACGATACTAACTGCTGTTCTAAGCACGATCGCTTGCATCTTGTTATACTCTAAAAAACTGCAATGGACTGAATCAAGTTTATTGCTGTTTCAACACCAAAGAAGCTCAGGCGTAAAGTATGTTGTAAACGCTGGCTTCACTGTTAAAACCACAGCTACACAACATG GCGTCGGCACTGTAACGACGGAAACTTCCAGCAGTGTGATAGATACGTTACGTTCTGATGTCGTACTGGTcacaaaagtaacaaatataCTGGAACCAAAAACTCATGAG ACCCAACAGAAGCGGGACTGTCCTTTGAAAATCTACCAGGACGTTACGAACATTAAACCACGCGTATCACTTGACCCAAACAAGTTTCTTCTTCCGTGGTTACTATGGGGACCTAATAATCAATTGGTTGGATTTCGGGAGTCAGTTTTTCTAGCAATCAAACTCAACAG AACATTGGTGATACCACATTTTGCACCTCAATACAACGACCACGGTCGACAAGGACTGCGTGTGGTGTCAGCATTCAACAGGATTAATGTACCTGCTCTGGCAGGCTTCATATCAACCATTTCAATACAAGAGTTTCAAGAGAAATGCAATCGAAAGCTGGACGTTATATTCCAG AACCGACCAAGGTGGTGTTTTGCGTTGAGGGAAGCAGAAGAACTTACTGGAGTCGATATTTTTGGGGTGAAATCGCCTCCAGGAGCAAGCGGAAGAGTTACATTTGACCGTAACCAGACTGGATGTGACATTCCAGACATTGCAACTTACCCGAGCACAGTAGTACACAACACAGTGCATGATTCAAAGAAGTTggacaaaatatttaa TTCGTCAGCAAAATGTGCCATGTTCCTGTACCCGTTCAAATCCTTATCGTTGCCGACAATGGGCGAACCGCTGCCTATCGAGTTACATAACGCTACCAAGGTCGAACAGATGACGTCATCGGAGAACATACACAGTGCAaaagatgacgtcatacttgcTGCGATAGAACACGTCACGACAAGGCCGGTGTATGTTGAGAAAATAGCCGAGAACTTTATTCGTGACATCATGAAAGTACATGATTTTGTAAGCGTTCATTGGAG gttTGATAAGGAGATGGTTGATACGATGTGCTCGTTGAACAGCAAAGATGTAATATGCAATGTAACTTTCACGCCTAATCACCTAGCCCATGCAATTCTTGCCATTCAAAGTCACATTTTCAGCACCCAACGTCTTCCAGTGTACATTGCAGCACCACCAACGCTGTCGCAGTTCATACAACAGGTTCGGGAGATTCTAGAAAATCGAACAGCAAACAACACAATGGGCACCGCCCATAAATTAGTATGGGATTTAAGCGATTTAAAGCAGTACACAAATGAAAACTATTCTCCCGAACTCTGCCCTGACATTCGGCCGACGCCAAACGATTTCCTTTCTCTCGCGGAGATGGAAATATGCTCAAGGAGTACTTcgtttctattttctcgattTTCTTCGTGGTCTGCAATGGTGCTGCATTCTAGACCAAAAAAGTCTTTCCCTTACGATCGATCAGCTTTTGATCTTTCCGTATCACCGTGA
- the LOC100187467 gene encoding zinc transporter ZIP14 isoform X1 encodes MKKFITLQAVLLIVAVACAQILVDQDHDHHEEESSFNHLAEITGSASEDFIDVPAITNLLEMLKTRVECEAGQTCSTCLKYETVSSLLNIGSNVTQFTEESFAAPAALIMTMLANDTCTGINTNALVGSTLCGPDVITTIRATSPRYHRNENNTQCFNYATVIGTNCTEHTEDVNYKLLANLYEGQCILPTPSEMEDELFESLGVEGDVVSDAAFSALLAKLQVGQTYSTGGSVTPIEPATDTGHDGHNHRRKRETDEHDHEKRCYTRDQLKNIYGYTTNMTRSEMLSVSPSLLQQVASASCLVNATDNTTTPAATSSNYTQAQKFGYGTAAVVVISMLAFVGILTFPTLNSPVFKMITQFFVALGVGTLSGDAILHIIPEVLGIHAHTPGEDHTDDYTYLYKLVVVIAGLYLLYLFENIIKVVRLQRLQKERGPDFDMEATSNKHGHSHNIHQLNSSTSDQANQTDTASYDTESMIESKPIFCGINSVSLMILLGDSFHNFGDGIAIGAAFGVNWVTGIGTSLAIFCHELPHEFADFAIYINNGLPKWKALFLNFFSACWCFVGLYIGLVLSDDTAVRQWLLAVVAGMFLYVSLVDILHEMTEVRSNKPVIMFCIQNFGMILGWVILFLIALYEEQLVNSINPSS; translated from the exons ATGAAGAAATTTATTACGCTTCAAGCTGTTCTGCTTATCGTCGCTGTCGCATGCGCCCAGA ttctgGTTGATCAAGACCACGATCATCATGAGGAAGAATCTTCTTTTAACCATCTGGCTGAAATCACCGGCTCTGCATCGGAAGACTTCATTGATGTACCGGCCATCACTAACCTGCTTGAAATGCTCAAGACAAGAGTCGAATGCGAGGCTGGTCAAACTTGCAGTACA tgCCTGAAGTATGAAACGGTCAGTTCCCTTCTAAACATCGGTTCCAACGTCACCCAATTTACTGAGGAATCTTTCGCTGCGCCCGCGGCTCTCATAATGACCATGCTTGCAAACGATACTTGTACTGGAATCA ATACAAATGCGTTGGTCGGCAGTACACTTTGTGGTCCTGACGTAATAACCACCATCCGCGCCACTTCTCCAAGATATCACAGAAACGAAAACAACACCCag TGCTTCAACTACGCGACAGTAATTGGAACCAACTGTACCGAACACACGGAAGATGTTAATTATAAACTACTGGCGAACTTATACGAAGGCCAATGTATCCTGCCAACTCCATCCGAAATGGAAGACGAGCTGTTTGAAAGCTTGGGAGTGGAAGGAGACGTTGTTTCTGATGCAG CGTTTTCTGCTTTGCTTGCTAAGCTTCAGGTTGGACAAACATACAGCACCGGTGGGTCCGTCACGCCGATTGAGCCTGCGACCGACACCGGGCATGATGGTCACAACCACAGACGAAAGAGGGAAACTGACGAACATGATCACGAAAAAAGG TGTTACACCAGAGATCAGCTGAAGAACATTTATGGCTACACCACCAACATGACACGCAGCGAGATGCTGAGCGTATCACCAAGTCTCCTGCAGCAAGTCGCCTCCGCGTCATGTCTCGTTAATGCTACCGACAACACCACAACACCTGCAGCCACAAGCAGCAATTACACACAAGCGCAAA AATTCGGTTACGGTACAGCGGCTGTGGTCGTCATCAGCATGTTAGCGTTCGTAGGCATCCTCACGTTCCCAACCCTCAATTCACCAGTGTTCAAAATGATTACACAATTCTTTGTGGCACTCGGAGTGGGGACGCTCTCTGGTGATGCAATTCTCCACATCATTCCTGAG gtgcTTGGGATCCACGCACATACACCTGGAGAAGATCATACCGATGACTACACCTATTTATACAAGTTGGTGGTCGTCATTGCAGGGctgtatttactttatttgtttgaaaacataataaaggTCGTGCGACTGCAACGTCTG CAAAAAGAAAGGGGTCCTGACTTTGACATGGAAGCGACTTCCAACAAACATGGACACAGCCACAATATCCATCAGTTAAATTCATCAACAAGCGACCAAGCAAACCAAACAGATACT GCTTCTTATGATACGGAGTCAATGATAGAAAGCAAACCAATTTTCTGTG GTATTAACTCGGTGAGCCTCATGATCCTCCTGGGTGATTCCTTCCACAACTTCGGTGACGGTATTGCTATCGGAGCTGCCTTTGGTGTGAATTGGGTAACCGGCATTGGAACTTCACTTGCAATTTTCTGCCATGAACTGCCACACGAATTTG CTGACTTTGCCATTTACATCAACAACGGGTTGCCAAAATGGAAAGCATTGTTTCTTAACTTTTTCTCGGCCTGTTGGTGCTTTGTTGGGCTTTACATAGGACTTGTTCTATCGGATGACACGGCGGTCAGACAATGGCTTCTCGCTGTCGTAGCGGGAATGTTTCTCTATGTGTCATTGGTCGACATT CTGCACGAGATGACCGAGGTACGAAGCAATAAGCCGGtcattatgttttgtattcaaaACTTTGGAATGATCCTTGGGTGGGTGATTCTCTTCCTCATAGCACTTTATGAGGAACAACTTGTTAACTCGATTAATCCTTCAAGCTAA
- the LOC100187467 gene encoding zinc transporter ZIP12 isoform X2, producing MKKFITLQAVLLIVAVACAQILVDQDHDHHEEESSFNHLAEITGSASEDFIDVPAITNLLEMLKTRVECEAGQTCSTCLKYETVSSLLNIGSNVTQFTEESFAAPAALIMTMLANDTCTGINTNALVGSTLCGPDVITTIRATSPRYHRNENNTQLQVGQTYSTGGSVTPIEPATDTGHDGHNHRRKRETDEHDHEKRCYTRDQLKNIYGYTTNMTRSEMLSVSPSLLQQVASASCLVNATDNTTTPAATSSNYTQAQKFGYGTAAVVVISMLAFVGILTFPTLNSPVFKMITQFFVALGVGTLSGDAILHIIPEVLGIHAHTPGEDHTDDYTYLYKLVVVIAGLYLLYLFENIIKVVRLQRLQKERGPDFDMEATSNKHGHSHNIHQLNSSTSDQANQTDTASYDTESMIESKPIFCGINSVSLMILLGDSFHNFGDGIAIGAAFGVNWVTGIGTSLAIFCHELPHEFADFAIYINNGLPKWKALFLNFFSACWCFVGLYIGLVLSDDTAVRQWLLAVVAGMFLYVSLVDILHEMTEVRSNKPVIMFCIQNFGMILGWVILFLIALYEEQLVNSINPSS from the exons ATGAAGAAATTTATTACGCTTCAAGCTGTTCTGCTTATCGTCGCTGTCGCATGCGCCCAGA ttctgGTTGATCAAGACCACGATCATCATGAGGAAGAATCTTCTTTTAACCATCTGGCTGAAATCACCGGCTCTGCATCGGAAGACTTCATTGATGTACCGGCCATCACTAACCTGCTTGAAATGCTCAAGACAAGAGTCGAATGCGAGGCTGGTCAAACTTGCAGTACA tgCCTGAAGTATGAAACGGTCAGTTCCCTTCTAAACATCGGTTCCAACGTCACCCAATTTACTGAGGAATCTTTCGCTGCGCCCGCGGCTCTCATAATGACCATGCTTGCAAACGATACTTGTACTGGAATCA ATACAAATGCGTTGGTCGGCAGTACACTTTGTGGTCCTGACGTAATAACCACCATCCGCGCCACTTCTCCAAGATATCACAGAAACGAAAACAACACCCag CTTCAGGTTGGACAAACATACAGCACCGGTGGGTCCGTCACGCCGATTGAGCCTGCGACCGACACCGGGCATGATGGTCACAACCACAGACGAAAGAGGGAAACTGACGAACATGATCACGAAAAAAGG TGTTACACCAGAGATCAGCTGAAGAACATTTATGGCTACACCACCAACATGACACGCAGCGAGATGCTGAGCGTATCACCAAGTCTCCTGCAGCAAGTCGCCTCCGCGTCATGTCTCGTTAATGCTACCGACAACACCACAACACCTGCAGCCACAAGCAGCAATTACACACAAGCGCAAA AATTCGGTTACGGTACAGCGGCTGTGGTCGTCATCAGCATGTTAGCGTTCGTAGGCATCCTCACGTTCCCAACCCTCAATTCACCAGTGTTCAAAATGATTACACAATTCTTTGTGGCACTCGGAGTGGGGACGCTCTCTGGTGATGCAATTCTCCACATCATTCCTGAG gtgcTTGGGATCCACGCACATACACCTGGAGAAGATCATACCGATGACTACACCTATTTATACAAGTTGGTGGTCGTCATTGCAGGGctgtatttactttatttgtttgaaaacataataaaggTCGTGCGACTGCAACGTCTG CAAAAAGAAAGGGGTCCTGACTTTGACATGGAAGCGACTTCCAACAAACATGGACACAGCCACAATATCCATCAGTTAAATTCATCAACAAGCGACCAAGCAAACCAAACAGATACT GCTTCTTATGATACGGAGTCAATGATAGAAAGCAAACCAATTTTCTGTG GTATTAACTCGGTGAGCCTCATGATCCTCCTGGGTGATTCCTTCCACAACTTCGGTGACGGTATTGCTATCGGAGCTGCCTTTGGTGTGAATTGGGTAACCGGCATTGGAACTTCACTTGCAATTTTCTGCCATGAACTGCCACACGAATTTG CTGACTTTGCCATTTACATCAACAACGGGTTGCCAAAATGGAAAGCATTGTTTCTTAACTTTTTCTCGGCCTGTTGGTGCTTTGTTGGGCTTTACATAGGACTTGTTCTATCGGATGACACGGCGGTCAGACAATGGCTTCTCGCTGTCGTAGCGGGAATGTTTCTCTATGTGTCATTGGTCGACATT CTGCACGAGATGACCGAGGTACGAAGCAATAAGCCGGtcattatgttttgtattcaaaACTTTGGAATGATCCTTGGGTGGGTGATTCTCTTCCTCATAGCACTTTATGAGGAACAACTTGTTAACTCGATTAATCCTTCAAGCTAA